The Synechococcus sp. CC9605 sequence TTCTTGTCCATCCTTGTGAGTTATGCATTAATTCGTCTGACTTCTGAGGCGAAGGATGTTTGGAGCACGCCTGATCCGGCTGAAGTCCTTAAAACAGATGATCTGCAGCGCACATTCTCTGAGACAAACCAAATTTTTTCTTCGGCAATTGACTGCTCGTAATTTGTTGTGAGCGTGAATGTACCGTCGTTGGAAAACTTGTATTCCGAGATGGCTGCCTCGGCTTCTGCATATCCAACGCTTCTGATCAGCGTCCCCGAAGAAATATCTTTTGCAAATGGAACAATTATGCAAGATCCTGATGATACTTCTGATGGATCATCTGGTTCCCAGTCACTTTCCGCGCGCCATTCCATTTTAAACGGAGACG is a genomic window containing:
- a CDS encoding phycobiliprotein lyase, yielding MKIEQFVAQSTGRWRSMRSGHSLAFQQFEEVLSEVTIEEISREDSVVKELLESSLVNQYNLDTISSPFKMEWRAESDWEPDDPSEVSSGSCIIVPFAKDISSGTLIRSVGYAEAEAAISEYKFSNDGTFTLTTNYEQSIAEEKIWFVSENVRCRSSVLRTSAGSGVLQTSFASEVRRINA